From Luteococcus japonicus, one genomic window encodes:
- a CDS encoding antirestriction protein ArdA, whose amino-acid sequence MTTRTNADTTPRAWIGCLHCHNSGRLVGEWFDAENADEVTLADVHGGAHRVRSGCEELWVMDHENIPVSGEVSPSEAAEWARVLLAVPEHQREALRAWVVSGSYVAEGTGELPSVSDFEERFCGTWGSFRDYAETLAEEIGVTPEDAPEELVRYFNWDAWTRDLEYDYTVVRADAISVFIFRDL is encoded by the coding sequence ATGACCACCCGAACGAACGCAGACACCACACCCCGAGCCTGGATCGGCTGCCTGCACTGCCACAACTCAGGACGCCTCGTCGGCGAGTGGTTCGACGCCGAGAACGCCGACGAAGTCACCCTTGCCGACGTCCACGGCGGTGCTCACCGCGTCCGTAGCGGCTGTGAGGAGCTGTGGGTCATGGACCACGAGAACATTCCCGTCTCGGGCGAGGTGAGCCCCTCTGAGGCTGCCGAGTGGGCTCGTGTCCTCCTCGCGGTCCCCGAGCACCAGCGCGAGGCTCTACGCGCTTGGGTGGTCTCCGGTAGCTACGTCGCCGAGGGCACCGGAGAACTTCCGTCGGTCAGCGATTTTGAGGAGCGCTTCTGCGGTACGTGGGGCAGCTTCCGGGACTACGCCGAGACCCTCGCCGAGGAGATCGGCGTCACCCCTGAAGACGCGCCGGAAGAGCTTGTGCGCTATTTCAACTGGGATGCCTGGACACGCGACCTCGAATACGACTACACGGTCGTCCGAGCCGACGCGATCTCCGTGTTCATCTTCCGGGACCTGTGA
- a CDS encoding recombinase family protein has translation MNERSTAPRKAAIYLRISQDREMDGLAIDRQREDCENLARFRRWEVVETYVDQSRSATDRSAIRPDYDRMVADYLLGRFDAIICYDLDRLTRQPRQLEDWIDAAELRGLALVTANGDADLSTDGGRMYARIKAAVARAEMERKSARQSAAQRQRAMQGRAPKGMRPLGYAVDGEVISHEAEAVKAIYDLFTRIEQPESLRSLARALSGTEEVEGLSPLPKHTHTVSVERAAAREEQGLEPRPIVEDGPWPPSTVLGILRNPRYAALSTYTPKFAQADGKRRRMWKAQILRDDAGEPIRGQWEPIVDDEAWWKAQHVLDDTERVTNTSGSTKRKHLGSGLYRCGYVDEETGQMCGRKVTGAPRGYKCAGHIVRSGAAIDDFVTSVVAKRLARKDARAMVEVADGGPHAAGLDAAISDQRARILRAEADYDAEIIEARDLKRVRDAAEARIQELEAERLMQGRAGALSPILGVEDPATAFREASLDLRRQTIDTLATVTLLPQPRGRKGFRTESVVVDWR, from the coding sequence ATGAACGAGCGCTCCACTGCACCACGCAAGGCTGCCATCTACCTCCGCATTTCGCAGGATCGCGAGATGGACGGGCTCGCCATCGATCGCCAGCGTGAGGACTGCGAGAACCTTGCACGGTTCCGGCGCTGGGAGGTCGTCGAGACCTACGTCGACCAGTCGAGGAGCGCCACCGACCGGAGCGCGATCCGCCCGGACTACGACCGTATGGTCGCCGACTACCTGCTCGGACGGTTCGACGCGATCATCTGTTACGACCTCGATAGGCTCACCAGGCAGCCCCGGCAGCTGGAGGACTGGATCGATGCCGCTGAGCTGCGCGGCCTCGCCCTCGTCACTGCCAACGGCGACGCGGATCTTTCCACTGATGGCGGCCGCATGTACGCCCGCATCAAGGCCGCCGTGGCACGAGCCGAGATGGAGCGCAAGAGCGCCCGTCAGTCCGCCGCGCAGAGGCAGCGCGCCATGCAGGGGCGTGCTCCGAAGGGCATGCGTCCGCTCGGCTATGCCGTCGATGGCGAGGTGATTTCCCACGAAGCCGAGGCCGTGAAGGCGATCTACGACCTGTTCACGAGGATCGAGCAACCTGAGTCACTGCGCTCGCTTGCTCGGGCGCTCAGCGGTACCGAGGAGGTTGAAGGGCTCTCGCCCCTTCCCAAGCACACGCACACCGTGAGCGTCGAGCGCGCCGCCGCCCGCGAGGAGCAGGGCCTCGAACCCCGGCCCATCGTCGAGGACGGTCCGTGGCCGCCCTCGACGGTGCTCGGCATCTTGCGGAATCCGCGCTACGCCGCGCTGAGCACGTACACACCGAAGTTCGCTCAGGCGGACGGGAAGCGCCGCCGGATGTGGAAGGCGCAGATCCTCCGCGACGATGCCGGAGAGCCGATCCGAGGGCAGTGGGAGCCGATCGTCGACGACGAGGCCTGGTGGAAGGCTCAGCACGTCCTCGACGACACGGAGCGGGTCACGAACACCTCTGGCTCGACCAAGCGCAAGCACCTCGGCAGCGGGCTCTACCGGTGCGGCTATGTCGACGAGGAGACCGGGCAGATGTGCGGGCGGAAGGTGACCGGGGCACCGCGCGGGTACAAGTGCGCGGGCCACATCGTTCGCTCGGGCGCCGCCATCGACGATTTCGTCACGAGTGTCGTCGCCAAGCGTCTTGCACGCAAGGACGCGAGGGCGATGGTCGAGGTCGCGGACGGCGGGCCGCACGCAGCAGGCCTCGACGCGGCGATCAGCGATCAAAGGGCGCGCATTCTGCGAGCCGAGGCCGACTACGATGCCGAGATCATTGAGGCACGTGACCTCAAGCGCGTTCGGGACGCCGCAGAAGCTCGTATCCAGGAGCTGGAGGCCGAGAGGCTCATGCAGGGGCGTGCGGGTGCACTGTCGCCGATCCTGGGCGTCGAGGACCCCGCCACGGCGTTCCGGGAGGCCTCGCTCGACCTCCGTCGCCAGACCATCGACACCCTTGCCACCGTCACCCTCCTGCCGCAGCCACGCGGGCGCAAGGGGTTCAGGACCGAGTCGGTCGTCGTCGACTGGAGGTAG
- a CDS encoding plasmid mobilization protein: protein MSDKNPAGRLPYAPENEPDSPSSAGRDRSEGGAEDPALSAEQHHDSQVNTGRGAAQRAGSAEVPVEPRNSRRREVSLDVRLTVADRNAIRHRARVLGVKPSAWGRAVMLDALDSRSSKVERLESSAGEKEAAPPSLVRAVEQLRRVGVNLNQALRKGAAVDDGLLHEVMAAVDEVRASLGDRTRT, encoded by the coding sequence ATGTCCGACAAGAACCCTGCTGGCCGTCTTCCGTACGCCCCGGAGAACGAGCCCGACTCCCCAAGCAGCGCTGGTCGGGATCGGTCGGAGGGGGGTGCGGAAGACCCGGCCCTGTCAGCGGAGCAGCACCACGACTCCCAGGTGAACACCGGTCGTGGTGCTGCGCAGAGGGCAGGGTCGGCCGAGGTTCCGGTGGAGCCTCGGAACAGCCGTCGTCGAGAGGTCTCTCTCGACGTGCGGCTGACGGTGGCTGACCGCAATGCGATCCGCCACCGCGCCCGCGTGCTCGGCGTCAAGCCGAGCGCGTGGGGCCGTGCCGTCATGCTCGACGCGCTGGACTCTAGGTCCTCGAAGGTCGAGCGGTTGGAAAGCAGTGCCGGAGAGAAGGAGGCGGCGCCGCCCTCTCTTGTTCGCGCAGTCGAGCAGCTGCGCCGAGTTGGTGTGAACCTGAACCAGGCGTTGCGCAAGGGCGCTGCCGTCGATGACGGCCTCCTTCACGAGGTGATGGCTGCGGTGGACGAGGTGCGTGCCTCACTCGGCGATCGGACGCGGACATGA
- a CDS encoding DUF3644 domain-containing protein, whose amino-acid sequence MVARKTKQYVETAVESLTLAIELFNRPSPTGREHATVMMAAHAFEMLLKAAIYEQRKKVKFSGSDRSFDLGKCVTVAETSLGIIDEGDRVVLLALKNDRDTATHDVIVMSDDVLWLHLRSAVTIFRKVLLGLTGQDLTDVMPGRVLPVSATPPTDVGLVVGKEVEQIAELLRPGKRRSAEARARLLPLMSLDRAARGETEPPTEAEINRALRELKESSDWTLAFPGVVGLQLVGSPRPSDQVQEISLRVDPKRGEVPVRPAREGEEAAAYREVDTFDRYSLKLSKLGEKLGLTRHQAYAVVHHLGLKSDPACYRCKTTSKGNIAWQGLSNRALERARKALDDGLDIQAAVVEYNEHNARKARKKR is encoded by the coding sequence ATGGTCGCGCGAAAAACGAAGCAGTACGTCGAGACCGCCGTCGAGTCGCTGACCCTCGCCATCGAGCTATTCAATCGGCCGAGTCCGACAGGGCGTGAGCACGCGACGGTCATGATGGCCGCCCACGCCTTCGAGATGCTGCTGAAGGCGGCGATCTATGAGCAGCGCAAGAAAGTCAAGTTCTCCGGAAGCGACCGTTCCTTCGACCTCGGCAAGTGCGTCACCGTCGCGGAGACGTCGTTGGGCATCATCGACGAGGGGGACCGAGTCGTGCTGCTCGCTCTTAAGAATGATCGGGACACGGCGACCCACGACGTCATTGTGATGAGCGATGACGTGCTGTGGCTGCACTTGCGGTCGGCTGTGACAATCTTCCGCAAGGTGCTGCTCGGACTCACCGGTCAGGACCTCACCGACGTGATGCCCGGGCGAGTGCTCCCTGTATCGGCCACCCCGCCCACCGACGTCGGCCTCGTGGTCGGCAAGGAGGTCGAGCAAATCGCAGAGCTATTGCGTCCCGGCAAGCGGCGCAGCGCCGAGGCGCGGGCGCGCCTGTTGCCGCTCATGTCCCTCGACCGTGCCGCTCGCGGGGAGACCGAGCCGCCAACCGAAGCGGAGATCAATCGCGCTTTGCGGGAGCTGAAAGAGAGCTCCGACTGGACCTTGGCATTCCCTGGGGTGGTTGGCCTGCAGCTCGTCGGTTCGCCACGTCCTTCGGATCAGGTCCAGGAAATCAGCCTCAGGGTCGACCCCAAGCGAGGGGAGGTGCCTGTTCGACCAGCGCGTGAGGGTGAAGAAGCTGCCGCATACCGCGAGGTCGACACTTTCGACCGGTACTCGCTCAAGCTGAGCAAGCTGGGGGAGAAGCTCGGACTGACGCGGCACCAGGCTTACGCAGTGGTTCATCACCTCGGTCTCAAATCAGATCCGGCGTGCTACAGGTGCAAGACGACTTCCAAGGGAAACATCGCATGGCAGGGTCTGAGTAATCGAGCCCTGGAGCGCGCGCGGAAAGCACTGGACGACGGATTGGACATCCAAGCAGCGGTCGTCGAGTACAACGAACACAATGCCAGGAAGGCTAGAAAGAAGCGCTGA